A section of the Oryza sativa Japonica Group chromosome 1, ASM3414082v1 genome encodes:
- the LOC4326837 gene encoding Golgi apparatus membrane protein-like protein ECHIDNA — MDQHQVVGENYANPKTCFFHVLFKAGALAFYILSALFVTNFVIIFVITVLLAALDFWVVKNVSGRILVGLRWWNEIDDEGNSVWKFECLDGESLARMNKKDSWLFWWTLYLTAAAWIVLGIFSLIRLHADYLLVVGVCLSLSIANIVGFTKCNKDAKKNVADWTRTTLLSSGVRSTIQSAFGV, encoded by the exons ATGGATCAACACCAG GTGGTCGGCGAGAATTATGCAAATCCAAAGACATGTTTCTTCCATGTCCTCTTCAAG GCAGGGGCATTGGCGTTCTACATACTGTCTGCGCTGTTCGTGACCAACTTTGTTATTATCTTTGTCATCACCGTGCTCCTGGCAGCACTTGACTTCTGGGTGGTCAAGAACGTCAGTGGGAGGATATTGGTTGGGCTGCGCTGGTGGAATGAGATCGATGATGAGGGCAATAGCGTGTGGAAGTTTGAGTGCCTTGATGGAGAG TCTCTTGCTAGGATGAACAAGAAGGACTCATGGCTGTTCTGGTGGACTCTGTACTTGACT GCTGCTGCATGGATTGTTCTTGGGATATTCTCACTCATCAGACTTCATGCTGATTACCTTCTTGTTGTTGGAGTTTGCTTGAGTCTCAGCATAGCAAACATTGTTGGCTTCACCAAGTGCAACAAAG ATGCCAAGAAAAACGTTGCAGATTGGACTAGAACTACGCTCCTATCATCTGGTGTCAGGTCAACAATTCAGTCAGCATTCGGTGTCTAA